Proteins encoded by one window of Azoarcus sp. PA01:
- a CDS encoding AAA family ATPase, with the protein MADFEPLPAQWLRVACASDVFEFDSTAGLPDLPGGLGQARAEDALRFGLAMRQPGYHVFVLGESGTGRHVAVQRLLRELADQGEVPPDLCYLHNFDDPLRPRLLTLPAGRGAMLRADMQAFIRELRPAIDAALDSDTYSSRIESLQAAHKSREEAALRELGQACAAEGISLLKTPEGFVFAPIHDGETMSPEEFEALQQPERDAIEAKVGAWSDHLTALLEQFPGWRKALHEAMKRAARDALAPAVSHLTRGLRERYADLEQVESFLSAITAELLDSGDEWAGGEDEEDVPEDEARTRFHRYQINLLVDHSATRGAPVVYEDNPGFVNLIGRIEHVAQMGTLVTHFNLIRAGALHRACGGYLVIDVERLLGQPFAWDGLKRVLRGRDIRIEPPAEAQGWTSIVTLEPEPVPCDIKVVLIGDRELFFLLTEHDPDFPELFKVGADFDDDLPRTAENVVRYAHLLATLARSASLLALDRSGIAAMVEHGARIAEDGGRLTLQTRLLADVMREADYHARNAKLTIIGRAQVDLAVASRARRYARYSERVLEAMVEGTTLISTSGERCGQINGLVIVDMAGERFGHPVRITATARLGEGDVIDIEREIELGGAIHSKGVLILSAFLASRYARHQPLSLSASLVFEQSYVPVEGDSASLAELCALLSALAQLPIRQSFGVTGSVNQLGEVQVIGGVNEKIEGFFDLCAIRGLTGEQGVVIPSASVRHLMLRNDVVEAARNGQFHIYSVATVDEAMTVLTGLAAGMPDAKGVLPKESINQRVASALAAMTAAKHAFAEGPGRTHRHRRRSDH; encoded by the coding sequence ATGGCCGATTTCGAGCCTCTGCCAGCGCAATGGTTGCGCGTGGCTTGTGCGTCGGACGTTTTCGAATTCGATTCGACGGCCGGTCTCCCCGATCTGCCGGGCGGGCTCGGGCAGGCGCGGGCCGAGGACGCGCTGCGTTTCGGTCTGGCGATGCGTCAGCCCGGCTACCATGTTTTCGTCCTCGGTGAATCGGGCACCGGTCGCCACGTCGCGGTGCAGCGCCTGCTGCGCGAACTCGCGGACCAGGGCGAGGTGCCGCCGGACCTGTGTTACCTGCATAATTTCGACGATCCGCTGCGCCCACGGCTGCTGACGCTGCCGGCCGGCCGAGGGGCAATGCTGCGTGCCGACATGCAGGCGTTCATCCGCGAATTGCGGCCGGCGATCGACGCCGCGCTCGACAGCGACACTTACAGCAGCCGTATCGAATCCTTGCAGGCCGCGCACAAGTCGCGCGAGGAAGCGGCGCTGCGTGAGCTCGGGCAGGCGTGCGCGGCGGAGGGAATTTCGCTGCTCAAAACGCCGGAAGGCTTCGTCTTTGCGCCGATTCACGACGGGGAGACGATGTCGCCGGAGGAGTTCGAGGCCTTGCAGCAGCCGGAGCGGGATGCGATCGAAGCCAAAGTCGGCGCGTGGAGCGATCATCTCACCGCGCTGCTCGAGCAGTTTCCCGGTTGGCGCAAGGCATTGCACGAGGCCATGAAGCGCGCCGCGCGCGACGCGCTGGCGCCGGCTGTGTCGCACCTGACGCGAGGCTTGCGCGAGCGCTACGCAGACCTCGAGCAGGTGGAGAGTTTTCTTTCGGCGATCACCGCCGAATTGCTCGACAGCGGCGACGAGTGGGCTGGCGGCGAAGACGAGGAAGACGTCCCCGAGGACGAAGCGCGGACGCGATTCCACCGTTACCAGATCAACCTCCTCGTCGATCACTCGGCAACGCGCGGCGCACCGGTCGTGTACGAGGACAATCCGGGTTTCGTCAACCTCATCGGCCGCATCGAGCACGTCGCGCAGATGGGCACGCTGGTGACGCACTTCAACCTGATCCGTGCCGGGGCGCTGCACCGGGCCTGCGGTGGCTACCTCGTTATCGATGTCGAGCGCCTGCTCGGGCAACCTTTTGCGTGGGACGGACTCAAGCGGGTGCTGCGGGGACGCGACATCCGCATCGAGCCGCCGGCCGAGGCGCAGGGCTGGACCAGCATCGTGACTCTCGAGCCGGAGCCGGTGCCATGCGACATCAAGGTCGTGCTGATCGGCGATCGCGAGCTGTTCTTCCTGCTCACCGAGCACGATCCCGATTTCCCCGAGCTTTTCAAGGTCGGCGCCGATTTCGATGACGATCTGCCACGGACGGCCGAGAACGTCGTGCGTTACGCGCATCTTCTGGCGACGCTCGCCCGCTCGGCGAGCCTGCTGGCGCTCGACCGCAGCGGTATCGCCGCGATGGTCGAACACGGCGCCCGCATCGCCGAAGACGGCGGACGGCTGACGCTGCAGACGCGCCTGCTCGCTGACGTGATGCGCGAAGCGGACTACCATGCGCGCAACGCGAAGCTGACGATCATCGGGCGGGCGCAGGTCGATCTCGCCGTCGCTTCGCGTGCGCGGCGGTATGCACGCTACTCCGAGCGGGTGCTGGAAGCGATGGTCGAGGGGACGACGCTGATTTCGACGTCGGGCGAGCGCTGCGGCCAGATCAACGGTCTCGTGATCGTCGACATGGCGGGAGAGCGCTTCGGCCACCCGGTGCGGATCACTGCGACGGCGCGGCTCGGTGAAGGCGACGTCATCGATATCGAGCGCGAAATCGAGCTCGGCGGGGCGATCCACTCCAAAGGCGTGCTGATTCTCTCGGCTTTCCTGGCATCCCGCTATGCCCGCCATCAGCCGCTATCACTGTCGGCGAGCCTCGTGTTCGAACAGTCGTATGTGCCGGTCGAAGGCGATTCGGCGTCGCTCGCGGAGCTGTGCGCGCTGCTGTCCGCGCTCGCACAGCTGCCGATCCGCCAGTCGTTCGGCGTGACCGGATCGGTCAATCAGCTCGGCGAAGTCCAGGTGATCGGCGGCGTGAACGAAAAGATCGAAGGGTTTTTCGACCTGTGCGCGATACGCGGGCTGACCGGGGAGCAAGGCGTCGTGATCCCGTCGGCAAGCGTACGTCACCTGATGCTGCGCAACGATGTCGTCGAAGCGGCGCGGAACGGGCAATTTCACATCTACAGTGTCGCAACGGTCGATGAGGCGATGACCGTGCTGACGGGGCTCGCCGCAGGCATGCCCGATGCGAAAGGGGTGCTGCCGAAGGAGAGCATCAACCAACGCGTCGCCTCGGCGCTCGCCGCGATGACCGCCGCGAAGCATGCGTTTGCCGAAGGGCCCGGGCGTACGCATCGCCATCGCAGGCGGAGCGATCATTGA
- the rmuC gene encoding DNA recombination protein RmuC, translated as MPEYMLAGLVAGLIVIVVWLAWRMRRLEQDLPEVLVAEVEAALAGQHRAMLGDLHDGLARQADRLAEHARADRDLLQRGLAGASGQLAASIEAMTRSVDRRLETLSGHVNERLDEGFRKTNETFTNVMARLATIDEAQKKIDGLTTNVVSLQELLGDKRARGAFGEVQLEALVRNMLPPDSYAFQHTLPNNARVDCALRLPEPTGLVGVDSKFPLENYHRMVGESVSDLDRKLAQTAFRADVRRHVDAIASKYIIPDVTSDGAVMFVPAEAVFAEIHAHHPEVVAYAQGRRVWIVSPTTLMAVLNTARAVLKDVETRKQVHVIKDALGKLAKDFARFDERMNALARHIEQASKDVQDVQVSSRKISAHFQKIESAQLDQGASDELVPVMVASVRRAEGGAG; from the coding sequence ATGCCTGAATACATGCTGGCCGGGCTGGTGGCCGGACTGATCGTGATCGTCGTCTGGCTGGCGTGGCGCATGCGCCGGCTCGAACAGGATCTTCCGGAGGTGCTCGTCGCTGAAGTCGAGGCTGCGCTCGCCGGGCAGCATCGCGCGATGCTCGGCGACCTGCACGACGGCCTGGCGCGCCAGGCCGACCGGCTCGCCGAACATGCACGCGCCGATCGCGACCTGCTGCAGCGCGGGCTCGCGGGCGCATCGGGCCAGCTCGCCGCGAGCATCGAAGCGATGACGCGCAGCGTCGATCGTCGTCTCGAAACCCTGTCCGGCCACGTCAACGAGCGCCTCGACGAAGGCTTTCGCAAGACCAACGAGACGTTCACGAACGTGATGGCCCGGCTTGCGACGATCGACGAAGCGCAGAAAAAAATAGACGGTCTGACCACGAACGTCGTCAGCCTGCAGGAACTGCTCGGCGACAAGCGCGCGCGCGGTGCGTTCGGCGAAGTGCAGCTCGAAGCGCTGGTGCGCAACATGCTGCCGCCCGATTCCTACGCATTCCAGCATACGCTGCCGAACAATGCGCGTGTCGATTGCGCGCTGCGCCTGCCCGAGCCGACCGGCCTCGTCGGTGTCGATTCGAAGTTTCCGCTCGAGAACTACCACCGCATGGTCGGCGAAAGCGTTTCGGACCTCGACCGCAAGCTCGCGCAAACGGCGTTTCGCGCCGATGTCAGGCGCCATGTGGACGCGATCGCGTCGAAATACATCATCCCGGACGTGACTTCCGACGGCGCAGTGATGTTCGTACCGGCCGAAGCCGTGTTCGCGGAGATCCACGCCCATCATCCGGAAGTCGTCGCCTACGCGCAGGGGCGCCGGGTGTGGATCGTGTCGCCGACGACGCTGATGGCGGTGCTGAACACCGCGCGCGCGGTCTTGAAGGACGTCGAGACGCGCAAGCAGGTGCACGTCATCAAGGATGCGCTCGGCAAGCTCGCGAAGGACTTCGCGCGCTTCGACGAACGCATGAACGCGCTCGCCCGCCACATCGAGCAGGCGAGCAAGGATGTTCAGGACGTGCAGGTCAGCTCGCGCAAGATCAGCGCGCATTTCCAGAAAATCGAGTCGGCGCAGCTCGACCAGGGGGCCAGCGATGAGCTGGTGCCGGTGATGGTGGCGTCGGTGAGGCGGGCGGAAGGCGGTGCGGGCTGA
- a CDS encoding DUF3320 domain-containing protein, with product MSHAEIKRKLASSRKDLLDIGLRNTMINFRSGPRSLAIVDERSEQILQLLYRQNKAMTFVPAPEKKTKGGKETGNSIVETDSVQDAAPEPGEIREENDAPAPDAATMALVAELDGADWPAGDVAGGAVAAQHTDTRLQTVLSEERLFLSLLKIHTEAQTFIQEQGVNILFLALGFLHWYEADSSDKLRKAPLLLVPVELSRTGTRDVFRLRYSDDDLIQNLSLAAKLKTDFALDLPQYMGDANADASEMPGTEAFYEAVAACVSKQPRWKVAPDEIHLGFFSFGKFLMFNDLDEALWPEDKRPSEHPVLGRLLGEGFSNEAAFVAEDTRLDTIIAPGEVRFVRDADSSQTMAILEAREGRNLVIQGPPGTGKSQTITNIIAELLAGGRKVLFVAEKMAALEVVKRRLDECHLGDAVLELHSHKATKQSVIRELERTLQQGRPLAADGADDLAALKEVRDELNAYCEAVNTAIGASAIPFITALGHYLRLQRKHESLPAWSFEPMKAWSQRDHARAREKVAELARHLRENGRPSLNTFYGTACTTFSPAQQAQVTEELQHAVTVLSRVRESAGQLAARFGLEHPATLQDVDVLCRTARRATEAPALTGVRLDSAAWQTTPESIRALVAAGRQMASKRAAHDGMLIEQAWEQDLLTERQHLAQFGEKWWRVFSGDYRRARARVQGLCKKPLPKDNASTLALVDGILGYQLSKRAYDQHLALGETLFGTPWIGERSDWEVLGRASEWVIALHADIGKGLLPAGIVDFLAKQPDAGSVGTSITAIHSAADDLRARVTTIVDLLGFVPTRPASTLLDSPFAELHEQLATWLEAVPTIYETIRFNDLRDELVALGLPEVAQAAAGWERDADDLVHAFDYSWYAGLVAHAYAASPTLARFDRVRQAHLIDRFRHLDQLSLGHAQAALAKRIWETQPRLSDPGEMGIVRNEANKKRRLMPIRQLMDQAGRAVQAIKPVFMMSPMSIASFLPPGKVEFDVVIFDEASQVKAVDAFGALLRSRQAIVVGDTRQLPPTDFFGRDVEFDEADNVTADIESVLSLFRARGAQERYLSWHYRSRHESLIAVSNVEFYERRLTIFPSSGTNMLATGLEMVCLPHALYDRGRTRTNRDEARAVAQAVMEHATTHPGLSLGVVAFSVAQRDLIQVELELLRRKSPGSERFFTEAHPTEPFFVKNLENVQGDERDRIFISIGYGRNESGRIAKEFGPLNREGGERRLNVLISRAKMGMTVFSNFRGEELDLDETASHGVRALKHFLKYAETRVLDIPRETGRAPDSPFEFEVMTALQARGYRIEPQVGTAGYFIDMAVKDPELPGRYVLAIECDGAAYHSSRSARDRDRLRQGVLEGLGWTFHRIWSTDWFRDPGREVDRAIAAIEAACALRKAARPVRPAVRPVNAPVIERAQPDAETTPPGVATYRKAVLPRSEGAEAIHEIAVPQLGDLIQKVVAIEAPVHEAEVTRRLLEAFGVSRAGSRITHAVSRAIEHGVRTGLFEHAGGFLHTQPRGDVRARSRSAFAPAERRIEWVSPEELDAALLQAIHAGFSMEREAAITSAVEALGFGRASANSAGVLGGRLDTLLATGRLRLVADRYAVA from the coding sequence ATGTCGCACGCAGAGATTAAAAGGAAGCTTGCCAGCAGTCGAAAGGACCTCCTCGACATCGGCCTGCGCAACACGATGATCAACTTTCGCAGCGGCCCCCGGAGCCTCGCGATCGTCGATGAGCGCTCCGAGCAGATCCTTCAGCTCCTGTACCGGCAGAACAAGGCCATGACGTTCGTGCCCGCGCCCGAGAAAAAAACGAAGGGCGGGAAAGAGACCGGGAACAGCATCGTCGAGACTGACTCCGTTCAGGACGCGGCCCCCGAGCCGGGTGAAATCCGCGAGGAAAACGATGCGCCGGCGCCGGACGCGGCGACGATGGCCCTCGTCGCAGAACTCGACGGGGCTGATTGGCCGGCTGGGGACGTCGCCGGTGGCGCCGTCGCGGCGCAGCACACGGACACCCGGCTGCAGACGGTTCTTTCCGAGGAACGGCTATTTCTCAGCCTGCTGAAAATTCACACCGAAGCGCAGACTTTCATCCAGGAGCAAGGGGTAAACATCCTTTTTCTTGCGCTGGGTTTCCTGCACTGGTACGAGGCGGACTCCTCGGACAAGCTTCGCAAGGCGCCGTTGCTGCTCGTGCCGGTCGAGCTGTCCCGCACGGGCACCCGGGATGTCTTCCGCTTGCGCTACAGCGACGACGATCTCATCCAGAACCTGTCGCTTGCGGCAAAGCTGAAGACGGACTTTGCGCTCGATCTGCCGCAGTACATGGGCGATGCGAACGCCGATGCTTCCGAGATGCCGGGCACCGAAGCTTTCTACGAAGCCGTTGCCGCGTGCGTGTCGAAGCAGCCGCGCTGGAAAGTGGCGCCTGACGAGATCCACCTCGGGTTTTTCTCGTTCGGCAAGTTCCTGATGTTCAACGACCTCGACGAAGCACTCTGGCCCGAGGACAAGCGACCGAGCGAACATCCGGTCCTGGGGCGCCTGCTCGGCGAAGGCTTTTCGAACGAAGCCGCTTTCGTCGCCGAGGACACGCGTCTCGACACGATCATCGCGCCGGGCGAAGTGCGCTTCGTGCGCGACGCCGACAGCAGCCAGACGATGGCGATCCTCGAAGCGCGCGAAGGCCGCAACCTGGTGATCCAGGGACCGCCGGGCACGGGGAAATCCCAGACCATCACGAACATCATCGCGGAGCTGCTGGCCGGCGGCAGAAAAGTGCTGTTCGTGGCCGAGAAGATGGCGGCGCTCGAAGTCGTCAAGCGCCGCCTCGACGAGTGCCATCTGGGCGATGCGGTGCTCGAACTGCACAGCCACAAGGCGACCAAGCAGTCGGTGATCCGGGAGCTCGAACGCACCTTGCAGCAAGGTCGACCGCTGGCAGCGGACGGGGCGGACGACCTGGCGGCGCTCAAGGAAGTCCGCGACGAGCTGAATGCGTATTGCGAAGCAGTCAATACGGCCATCGGCGCGAGCGCAATCCCGTTCATCACCGCGCTGGGCCATTACTTGCGCCTCCAGCGCAAGCATGAGAGCTTGCCGGCATGGTCCTTCGAGCCGATGAAAGCGTGGTCGCAGCGAGACCACGCCCGCGCCCGCGAAAAAGTCGCGGAGCTGGCGCGTCACTTGCGGGAAAACGGGCGGCCGTCGCTCAACACGTTCTACGGTACCGCGTGCACGACCTTCTCGCCTGCTCAGCAGGCGCAGGTCACGGAGGAGCTGCAGCACGCCGTCACGGTGCTGTCACGCGTGCGGGAGTCGGCGGGGCAGCTGGCCGCCCGCTTCGGACTCGAACACCCGGCCACGCTCCAGGATGTCGACGTGCTCTGTCGCACGGCGCGGCGCGCAACGGAAGCGCCGGCGCTTACCGGCGTGCGCCTCGATAGCGCAGCATGGCAGACCACGCCCGAATCCATCCGGGCGCTCGTCGCGGCCGGCCGCCAGATGGCTTCGAAGCGCGCCGCGCACGACGGGATGCTGATTGAGCAGGCATGGGAACAGGACCTGCTGACCGAGCGCCAGCACCTCGCGCAGTTCGGCGAAAAGTGGTGGCGCGTTTTCTCGGGCGACTATCGACGCGCCCGGGCCCGCGTCCAGGGCCTGTGCAAAAAGCCGCTGCCCAAGGACAATGCGTCGACGCTCGCGCTGGTCGATGGCATCCTCGGCTACCAGCTGAGCAAGCGCGCTTACGACCAGCATCTCGCGCTTGGTGAAACGCTTTTCGGCACCCCATGGATCGGCGAACGTTCCGACTGGGAAGTCCTCGGGCGGGCGAGCGAATGGGTCATCGCACTCCATGCCGACATCGGCAAAGGGCTTCTGCCTGCCGGCATCGTCGATTTCCTCGCCAAGCAGCCGGATGCCGGCAGTGTGGGCACTTCGATCACGGCGATCCATAGCGCTGCCGACGACTTGCGCGCACGCGTCACGACGATCGTCGACCTTCTGGGTTTCGTCCCGACCCGGCCGGCGTCCACGCTCCTCGACTCCCCTTTTGCCGAGCTGCACGAGCAGCTGGCGACGTGGCTCGAAGCGGTGCCGACGATCTACGAGACGATCCGCTTCAACGACCTCCGGGACGAGCTCGTCGCCCTCGGGTTGCCGGAAGTGGCGCAGGCGGCAGCGGGCTGGGAGCGCGACGCGGACGACCTCGTTCATGCGTTCGACTACAGCTGGTATGCCGGCCTCGTCGCTCACGCTTACGCCGCCTCGCCGACGCTCGCCCGGTTCGACCGCGTCAGGCAGGCGCACCTCATCGACCGCTTCCGCCACCTCGACCAGCTGTCGCTGGGCCACGCGCAGGCCGCGCTCGCGAAGCGGATCTGGGAGACCCAGCCGCGTCTTTCCGATCCGGGAGAGATGGGCATCGTGCGCAACGAGGCCAACAAGAAGCGGCGCCTGATGCCGATCCGCCAGCTCATGGATCAGGCCGGCCGCGCGGTGCAGGCGATCAAGCCTGTTTTCATGATGAGCCCGATGTCCATCGCCAGCTTCCTGCCTCCCGGCAAAGTCGAGTTCGACGTCGTCATCTTCGACGAGGCCTCGCAGGTGAAAGCGGTCGATGCGTTCGGCGCGCTGCTGCGGAGTCGGCAGGCGATCGTTGTCGGCGACACGCGCCAGCTGCCGCCGACCGATTTTTTCGGACGTGACGTCGAGTTCGACGAAGCGGACAACGTCACCGCCGACATCGAAAGCGTGCTGTCGCTTTTTCGCGCCCGCGGCGCCCAGGAACGTTACCTCAGCTGGCATTACCGCAGCCGCCACGAATCGCTGATCGCCGTATCGAATGTCGAGTTCTACGAGCGCAGGCTCACGATCTTCCCGTCGTCGGGCACGAATATGCTGGCAACAGGCCTGGAGATGGTTTGTCTTCCGCATGCGCTGTACGACCGCGGGCGCACGCGCACCAACCGCGACGAAGCCCGCGCGGTCGCCCAGGCAGTGATGGAGCATGCGACGACGCACCCGGGCTTGTCGCTGGGCGTGGTGGCGTTCAGCGTCGCGCAGCGCGACCTGATCCAGGTGGAGTTGGAACTGTTGCGACGCAAATCGCCCGGGTCGGAGCGGTTCTTCACCGAAGCTCATCCCACCGAGCCGTTCTTCGTCAAGAACCTGGAAAACGTGCAGGGCGACGAGCGCGACCGCATTTTCATCAGCATCGGATACGGGCGCAACGAGTCCGGACGGATCGCGAAGGAATTCGGCCCGCTGAACCGCGAAGGCGGCGAGCGGCGCCTCAACGTCCTCATCAGTCGCGCGAAGATGGGCATGACCGTCTTCAGCAACTTCCGCGGCGAGGAACTCGACCTCGACGAGACGGCGAGTCACGGCGTGCGCGCTCTCAAGCACTTCCTCAAGTACGCCGAGACACGCGTGCTGGACATTCCGCGGGAAACGGGGCGCGCGCCCGACTCGCCGTTCGAGTTCGAGGTGATGACCGCGCTGCAGGCGCGCGGCTACCGGATCGAACCCCAGGTCGGCACCGCCGGATATTTCATCGACATGGCGGTCAAGGACCCGGAGCTGCCGGGTCGTTACGTTCTGGCAATCGAATGCGACGGGGCGGCCTATCACAGCTCACGTTCGGCCCGCGACCGCGACCGCCTGCGCCAGGGGGTTCTCGAAGGCCTCGGCTGGACCTTCCACCGGATCTGGAGCACCGACTGGTTCCGCGATCCCGGGCGGGAAGTCGACCGCGCGATCGCCGCGATCGAGGCCGCGTGCGCACTGCGCAAGGCGGCCCGCCCGGTTCGACCGGCTGTCCGGCCCGTGAACGCGCCGGTTATAGAGCGTGCGCAGCCGGACGCGGAGACGACTCCGCCTGGCGTCGCGACTTACCGCAAAGCCGTTCTGCCGCGCTCGGAAGGCGCCGAAGCGATCCACGAGATCGCCGTTCCGCAACTGGGGGACCTCATACAGAAGGTCGTGGCGATCGAAGCGCCCGTCCATGAAGCCGAAGTGACCCGACGCCTGCTGGAGGCTTTTGGCGTGAGCCGTGCCGGCAGTCGCATCACGCACGCAGTTTCGAGGGCAATCGAACACGGCGTGCGCACCGGGCTGTTCGAGCATGCGGGCGGATTTCTCCATACCCAACCGCGCGGCGACGTGCGGGCCAGAAGCCGCAGCGCCTTCGCGCCGGCCGAGCGCAGGATCGAATGGGTCTCGCCGGAGGAACTGGACGCCGCGCTGCTGCAGGCGATCCACGCGGGTTTCTCGATGGAGCGGGAGGCGGCCATCACGAGCGCCGTCGAGGCCCTGGGTTTTGGGCGCGCGTCGGCGAATAGTGCCGGCGTCCTGGGCGGACGACTCGACACACTCCTCGCGACCGGCCGCCTTCGGCTCGTCGCGGATCGCTACGCGGTAGCTTGA
- the moaA gene encoding GTP 3',8-cyclase MoaA translates to MKIIPIQPGPSSASPTVSGTPYPTEGPLKDRRDRAVQDLRISVTDRCNFRCIYCMPRSVFGADYPFLPRTELLSFEEITRVARRFAARGVRKIRITGGEPLLRKHVENLIEMLAQIPNIELTLTTNGVLLPKMARTLKDAGLDRVTISLDAIDDPTFRLMNDADFPVAAVLEGIAAAKDAGLGPIKVNMVVKRGVNDSGILDMARHFRGSGHILRFIEFMDVGSSNGWKLDSVVPSREIIERINQVFPLEQVDPNYTGEVAERWRYRDGAGEIGVISSVTQAFCSTCSRIRLSTEGKLYTCLFAQTGHDLREMLRAGVSDDELDQTIAGVWHNREDRYSEIRTANTAGLRKIEMSYIGG, encoded by the coding sequence ATGAAAATCATCCCGATCCAGCCCGGCCCTTCGAGCGCCTCACCGACTGTCTCCGGCACCCCTTATCCGACTGAGGGCCCGCTGAAGGATCGGCGCGACCGCGCGGTACAGGACCTTCGGATCTCCGTCACCGACCGCTGCAATTTCCGCTGCATCTACTGCATGCCGCGCTCGGTGTTCGGGGCCGACTACCCGTTCCTGCCGCGCACGGAATTGCTGTCGTTCGAGGAAATCACCCGCGTCGCCCGCCGCTTCGCAGCGCGTGGCGTGCGCAAGATCCGCATCACCGGCGGCGAGCCGCTGCTGCGCAAGCACGTCGAGAACCTCATCGAAATGCTGGCGCAGATTCCCAACATCGAACTGACGCTCACGACCAACGGCGTGCTGCTGCCGAAAATGGCGCGGACCTTGAAGGACGCGGGCCTCGATCGCGTCACGATCAGCCTCGACGCGATCGACGATCCGACCTTCCGGCTCATGAACGATGCCGATTTCCCGGTCGCGGCAGTGCTCGAAGGCATCGCCGCAGCCAAGGATGCCGGGCTCGGACCGATCAAGGTGAACATGGTCGTCAAGCGCGGCGTCAACGACTCCGGCATCCTCGACATGGCGCGCCATTTCCGCGGCAGCGGCCACATCCTGCGCTTCATCGAGTTCATGGACGTCGGCAGCTCGAACGGCTGGAAGCTCGATTCGGTCGTGCCCTCGCGTGAAATCATCGAACGCATCAACCAGGTCTTTCCCCTTGAACAGGTCGATCCGAACTACACCGGCGAAGTCGCCGAGCGCTGGCGTTATCGCGACGGCGCCGGCGAGATCGGCGTCATCTCGTCGGTGACGCAAGCGTTCTGCTCGACCTGCTCACGCATCCGGCTGTCGACGGAAGGCAAACTCTACACCTGCCTGTTCGCGCAGACCGGGCACGATCTGCGTGAAATGCTGCGCGCGGGCGTCTCCGATGACGAGCTGGACCAGACGATCGCCGGCGTGTGGCACAACCGGGAAGATCGCTACTCGGAAATCCGCACCGCGAATACCGCCGGACTGCGCAAGATCGAAATGTCCTACATCGGCGGTTGA